A stretch of the Cyanobacteriota bacterium genome encodes the following:
- a CDS encoding DUF2470 domain-containing protein, whose protein sequence is MNEARSLLRQEAHGVLATISLDLPGYPFGSLTPYSLDERCNPIILVSDIAQHTKNIKADSRISLTVVEDGDQNSGRLTYVADAIRVEDDLVADGYFRNYPAARQYGQAHSFGFYRLELKRARYIAGFGKIFWVEPDEFLQTNPFWGEAEKRVVDHMNADHADALVKYCTKYKELSITEEDQLAMTGIDAEGFDLLLNKTKLRFEFKEEISTSDEARSVLVAMAA, encoded by the coding sequence ATGAATGAAGCCAGATCTTTACTACGGCAAGAAGCTCATGGAGTTTTAGCGACTATTTCTTTGGATTTGCCTGGCTATCCTTTTGGCTCTTTGACTCCTTATAGCTTAGACGAGCGATGTAATCCAATAATTCTTGTTAGTGATATTGCTCAGCATACCAAAAACATTAAAGCTGATTCACGAATATCTCTTACTGTTGTTGAAGACGGTGATCAAAATAGTGGCAGGCTAACTTATGTCGCTGACGCTATTAGAGTTGAGGATGACTTAGTTGCTGATGGTTATTTCCGTAATTACCCAGCTGCTCGTCAGTATGGACAAGCACATAGTTTTGGTTTTTATCGATTGGAATTGAAGCGCGCTCGTTATATCGCTGGCTTTGGCAAAATCTTTTGGGTTGAGCCAGATGAGTTTCTGCAGACGAATCCCTTTTGGGGTGAAGCTGAAAAGCGTGTTGTTGATCACATGAACGCTGATCACGCTGATGCTTTGGTCAAGTACTGCACAAAGTACAAAGAACTGTCTATTACCGAAGAGGATCAACTCGCAATGACAGGTATTGATGCAGAGGGTTTTGATTTATTACTCAATAAAACGAAGTTGCGTTTTGAGTTTAAAGAAGAGATTAGTACTAGTGATGAGGCTCGTTCTGTTTTGGTGGCGATGGCGGCTTAA
- a CDS encoding DNA methyltransferase, whose protein sequence is MARAQLKNKTTEKPKLKTGLAELVAEADVTEHKGRMITSSYQIKDSWKGKKRNWGHSLHGMASRSGSFPPALADYFISNFSLEGDTVLDPFSGKGTTALQACLTDRLGIGLDVAPEAYALTAAKTIKIKQEEAIEYLRNLKFPPVSQAALDEVPNEVKIFYHEDVLKQILGFREALSGAYSFRHLSYIDAPQYEQAKSKCKDSLHAQYWAGVMIGILHGSSEISLSVPCSHSYSMSPNYVQNYAAKHGLEKPVRDLKECLIKRSQKLMRDGETTKAGRAILGSAMDMPASLEAQVDLIVTSPPYFTAQSYAWDNWLREWFLGFDFKEVRKQTLHTAVEDKYSAALGIHLQEAYKVLKPGRWAFYVVGDVIKKTKAGAYKIITAEIIAQEAEAAGFSVELIINDDIPRTSCYNSAFLKEDQGLKLDRVVCLYKG, encoded by the coding sequence ATGGCCCGAGCTCAATTAAAGAATAAAACTACCGAAAAACCAAAACTTAAAACAGGGCTCGCAGAACTAGTTGCTGAAGCGGATGTTACAGAACATAAAGGGCGAATGATAACCAGCAGTTATCAAATTAAAGATTCTTGGAAAGGCAAAAAGCGTAACTGGGGTCATAGCCTTCATGGCATGGCATCACGCTCTGGATCTTTCCCACCTGCGCTTGCAGATTATTTTATCAGTAATTTTAGTCTTGAAGGTGATACGGTACTTGATCCGTTTTCTGGTAAGGGCACAACGGCACTACAAGCTTGCTTGACAGATAGATTGGGTATTGGTCTTGATGTTGCTCCAGAAGCCTATGCACTGACTGCAGCGAAGACAATCAAAATCAAACAAGAAGAAGCAATTGAATATTTGCGTAATCTAAAATTTCCGCCAGTCAGCCAAGCTGCCCTGGATGAAGTTCCTAATGAAGTCAAGATTTTTTATCATGAAGATGTGCTGAAACAAATCCTTGGATTTAGAGAAGCACTGTCTGGAGCCTATTCTTTTAGACATCTAAGTTATATTGATGCGCCTCAATACGAGCAAGCCAAAAGCAAATGCAAAGACTCGTTGCACGCTCAATACTGGGCAGGAGTGATGATTGGTATCTTGCACGGATCTTCTGAGATTAGTCTCTCTGTGCCTTGCTCACATAGTTACAGCATGTCTCCAAACTATGTACAAAACTACGCTGCAAAACATGGCTTAGAAAAGCCAGTGCGTGATCTTAAAGAATGTCTCATCAAACGCTCACAGAAACTCATGCGCGATGGTGAAACGACCAAAGCAGGCAGAGCAATACTCGGCTCAGCCATGGACATGCCAGCAAGCCTAGAAGCGCAGGTAGACTTGATTGTCACTAGCCCACCTTATTTCACAGCTCAGAGTTATGCTTGGGATAATTGGTTACGTGAGTGGTTTTTAGGATTTGATTTTAAAGAAGTGCGCAAACAAACCTTGCATACTGCCGTTGAGGACAAATACTCAGCAGCTCTTGGTATTCACTTGCAAGAAGCTTACAAAGTCCTCAAACCTGGTCGCTGGGCTTTTTACGTAGTGGGTGACGTAATCAAAAAGACCAAAGCCGGCGCCTACAAAATCATCACCGCAGAAATCATTGCTCAAGAAGCAGAAGCTGCTGGTTTTAGCGTCGAACTAATTATCAATGATGACATTCCAAGAACAAGTTGTTACAATTCTGCTTTCTTGAAAGAAGATCAGGGATTGAAATTGGATAGAGTTGTTTGTTTGTATAAGGGTTAA
- the coaD gene encoding pantetheine-phosphate adenylyltransferase → MKAIYAGSFDPLTLGHLDIIQRASKIFAEVLVLISENNDKSGHIPVEDRVALIDEATKDLPNIKVGVHSGLVVEYAKANSYDCLLRGMRAASDFEGELELSQINHALSDGLETIFLMTNPGYSFMRASRVWELLKYSDDLSLLVPENVALYINTKYR, encoded by the coding sequence ATGAAAGCAATCTATGCAGGAAGTTTTGATCCACTTACCTTGGGACATTTGGATATCATCCAAAGAGCTTCCAAGATTTTTGCTGAGGTATTGGTTTTAATTTCAGAGAACAATGACAAGTCTGGGCATATCCCCGTTGAGGACAGGGTTGCATTGATTGATGAAGCAACCAAGGATTTGCCTAATATCAAAGTCGGTGTACATAGCGGTTTGGTTGTGGAATATGCCAAAGCTAATTCATATGATTGCTTGCTGAGAGGGATGCGTGCAGCTTCGGATTTCGAAGGTGAGCTTGAGTTGTCCCAGATTAATCATGCGCTTTCTGATGGTTTAGAGACTATCTTTTTGATGACTAATCCAGGATATTCGTTTATGAGAGCGAGCCGGGTTTGGGAATTACTCAAATATAGCGATGATTTATCGCTTTTGGTGCCTGAGAATGTTGCACTTTACATAAACACCAAATACAGATAA
- a CDS encoding UDP-N-acetylmuramoyl-L-alanyl-D-glutamate--2,6-diaminopimelate ligase, giving the protein MKDLGQYTDIHYDSRQVSPGSIFVAIIGDDVDGHDYIKAAINKGAVLIIAEKQITVPEGIELCVVEDSRQELARLSSDFYGKPDQTIDLIAVTGTNGKTTMTHLLQELLPKTALLGTMGLKTSAKADYDDLGNTTPQSKEIYRILADLVNHNFKYLAMEVSSHALEQKRVAGLQYKAAVITNLTQDHLDYHVTMDNYFEAKAKLFKQVSEYVLLNADDEYYERFKNKLGSLTSFSFALNADADYQAIDIRPVSKHSFDVQVAQKKVATARNARVAFGDNSDFQNKSIEYNAAGMSYTVVAKGNRLGEVALQLNGQFNVYNSLAAIAVALEEGIKFEDIQKQLAKIPPVAGRFEVIQTETSPTCVVDYAHSPDGLLNVLQGARGLVDHANDSRLICLFGCGGDRDITKRPKMGTIAYDLADYIYVTSDNPRSEDPDQIIADILTGIPDLNKVKVIADRRQAIQAAVAEARQGDVLVVAGKGHEDYQILRTETIHFDDREEVRKGIGMCS; this is encoded by the coding sequence ATGAAGGATCTTGGACAATACACAGATATCCACTACGATTCACGACAAGTGAGTCCAGGTTCTATCTTTGTTGCAATTATTGGTGATGATGTTGATGGTCATGATTATATTAAAGCTGCAATAAATAAAGGAGCAGTTTTAATTATTGCTGAAAAACAAATTACTGTGCCAGAGGGGATAGAGCTTTGTGTTGTTGAAGACTCTCGTCAAGAGCTTGCTAGACTTAGTTCTGACTTTTACGGCAAGCCAGATCAAACGATTGACTTGATTGCAGTTACTGGTACTAATGGCAAAACTACTATGACGCATCTTTTGCAAGAGCTTTTGCCAAAGACCGCTTTGCTTGGAACCATGGGCCTCAAAACTTCTGCTAAAGCGGATTATGACGATCTTGGTAATACTACGCCTCAGTCTAAAGAGATTTATCGAATACTGGCTGATCTTGTTAATCACAACTTTAAATATCTGGCAATGGAAGTGAGTTCTCACGCACTTGAACAAAAACGTGTCGCTGGACTTCAATACAAGGCGGCTGTGATAACTAATCTAACTCAAGATCATTTGGATTATCACGTGACCATGGATAACTATTTTGAAGCGAAAGCCAAACTGTTCAAGCAAGTCAGCGAGTATGTGCTGCTCAATGCCGATGATGAATATTACGAGCGTTTCAAAAATAAACTAGGTTCTTTAACAAGTTTTAGTTTCGCGCTGAATGCAGATGCTGATTATCAGGCGATTGATATTAGACCTGTTTCGAAACACAGTTTCGATGTACAGGTCGCTCAAAAAAAGGTAGCAACCGCGCGGAATGCGCGTGTTGCCTTTGGAGATAATTCCGACTTTCAAAACAAGTCTATCGAATATAACGCAGCTGGTATGAGCTATACCGTAGTTGCCAAGGGCAATAGGCTCGGCGAAGTGGCTTTGCAACTTAACGGTCAGTTTAATGTTTATAATTCACTGGCTGCAATTGCAGTTGCACTTGAGGAAGGAATCAAGTTTGAAGATATTCAAAAACAACTTGCAAAGATTCCACCTGTGGCTGGACGTTTTGAAGTAATTCAAACTGAAACTAGTCCTACCTGTGTCGTTGACTATGCTCATAGCCCTGATGGATTATTGAATGTACTTCAAGGAGCAAGAGGCTTGGTGGATCATGCTAACGACTCACGATTGATTTGTTTATTTGGTTGTGGCGGTGATAGAGACATCACCAAGCGTCCTAAGATGGGCACGATTGCTTATGACTTGGCTGACTATATTTATGTGACTTCGGACAACCCGCGTAGTGAGGATCCAGATCAAATCATTGCGGATATATTAACGGGGATTCCTGATTTGAATAAAGTCAAAGTCATTGCTGATAGGCGACAGGCAATTCAAGCTGCCGTTGCAGAAGCTAGGCAGGGAGATGTATTGGTGGTTGCTGGTAAGGGACATGAGGACTATCAAATACTTAGAACTGAGACAATTCATTTTGATGATAGAGAAGAAGTAAGGAAGGGAATAGGGATGTGTAGTTAA
- a CDS encoding long-chain fatty acid--CoA ligase, translating to MKYKNVADLFFKKAEKNEKKVLMRFKTHPNRPLEQSTWKEVRVKIEEIAAGLDELDIGKGSKVGLLSVTCHHWLPCDMAILSLGACTVPMYHNSTSDTIEYIVNHAEIEIVFVHNKIQLQKLRASWENLPNLRYVIVMEDRGDIPQNDPKILTLTEFQKIGKEALKKNPGLIINKVSYVELDDLCSIIYTSGTTGIPKGVVLTHRNFLVAALSFYQYVPLEEGMHMLSFLPLAHIFERIAGQIYGIDQGVIFSYCEKVELLPKLLLESDCHIINVVPRMLEKIHAKIILNVSKQGALQQKAFNKALELALLYQQKKLAKETIGWELELQHSLAYKMVLSKVKAKIAPNLKIFVVGGAAFSKELAFFFLALGFAVVEGYGLTETSAPITVNPPWANKPGTVGIPFSHFEIKFGDDGEIICRGESVFKEYYKEPETTREVIDEDGWFHTGDLGSFDSDGYLSITGRKKDIIITAGGKNIAPQKVEAVLLASKYINQAVILGEAEKYLAALLVPDRAAIKLYLEETRLNYDPAQKFCDNKDVNELIESEVNRFNRELDQHEQIKAFHLLDNELTIESGELTPTLKVKRNVIRANYKEIIPSLFNRSKNNSQ from the coding sequence ATGAAATACAAAAACGTAGCCGATTTATTTTTTAAAAAAGCAGAGAAGAACGAAAAAAAAGTTCTCATGCGTTTCAAAACGCATCCAAATCGTCCACTAGAACAATCCACCTGGAAAGAAGTGCGCGTCAAAATCGAAGAAATTGCGGCAGGACTAGATGAACTTGATATTGGCAAAGGATCCAAAGTTGGACTTCTTTCTGTTACCTGCCATCACTGGCTTCCATGCGACATGGCGATACTTAGTCTCGGAGCTTGCACTGTGCCGATGTATCACAATTCTACCAGTGACACCATTGAATATATAGTTAATCATGCCGAAATTGAAATTGTATTTGTACATAATAAAATCCAATTACAAAAATTAAGGGCTTCATGGGAAAATCTGCCTAATCTTCGTTACGTAATTGTAATGGAAGACCGTGGAGACATTCCACAAAATGACCCCAAGATCCTTACACTCACTGAGTTTCAAAAGATCGGCAAAGAAGCATTAAAGAAAAACCCAGGATTAATAATCAACAAAGTAAGCTATGTAGAGCTCGATGATCTTTGTAGTATCATCTATACATCTGGAACAACTGGCATTCCCAAGGGAGTAGTCTTAACTCATCGTAACTTCTTAGTTGCTGCACTATCTTTCTATCAATACGTACCACTAGAAGAGGGTATGCACATGCTTTCCTTCTTGCCGCTTGCGCATATTTTTGAACGTATCGCTGGTCAAATCTACGGTATTGATCAAGGCGTCATCTTCTCTTACTGTGAAAAAGTCGAGCTATTACCAAAGCTCTTACTTGAATCAGATTGTCACATTATCAACGTAGTGCCAAGAATGCTTGAAAAGATACATGCCAAAATCATTCTCAACGTCAGTAAGCAAGGTGCATTACAACAAAAAGCATTTAATAAAGCATTAGAACTTGCTTTACTTTATCAACAAAAAAAACTAGCAAAGGAAACGATAGGCTGGGAGCTAGAACTTCAACATAGTCTCGCTTACAAAATGGTCTTGTCTAAAGTCAAAGCCAAAATTGCTCCCAATCTCAAAATCTTTGTAGTTGGCGGAGCTGCTTTTTCTAAAGAACTTGCTTTCTTTTTCTTAGCTCTTGGTTTTGCCGTTGTAGAAGGTTATGGATTAACAGAAACCTCTGCACCAATCACCGTTAATCCTCCATGGGCAAACAAACCCGGCACAGTAGGAATTCCATTCTCTCATTTTGAAATCAAATTTGGTGATGATGGCGAAATAATTTGTCGTGGCGAATCTGTATTTAAAGAATATTATAAAGAACCAGAAACCACTAGAGAAGTGATAGACGAGGATGGTTGGTTCCATACCGGCGATCTTGGAAGCTTTGACAGCGATGGTTACCTCAGTATCACGGGACGCAAAAAAGACATCATAATTACTGCTGGTGGCAAAAACATAGCACCTCAAAAAGTCGAAGCCGTCTTGCTTGCAAGTAAATATATCAACCAAGCTGTGATACTCGGCGAAGCAGAAAAATATCTTGCAGCACTCTTGGTCCCAGACCGGGCAGCAATCAAGCTTTATCTCGAGGAGACAAGACTAAATTATGATCCAGCACAAAAATTCTGTGACAATAAAGATGTTAATGAATTAATAGAGAGTGAAGTTAATAGATTTAATCGTGAGCTTGATCAACATGAACAAATCAAAGCTTTTCATCTCCTGGATAATGAACTTACTATTGAAAGTGGGGAACTTACTCCAACGCTCAAAGTCAAACGTAATGTCATAAGAGCCAACTACAAAGAAATTATTCCGTCTTTATTTAATCGTTCGAAGAACAATAGTCAATAG
- a CDS encoding S1 RNA-binding domain-containing protein, producing the protein MAIEQILDLEAEFTKLLNKPTKNQDFQLGQIITGKLLHYEKDTALIDIGSKAEAVLPFKEINNKEDIEKPTDVLSAGEEYEFYILREPNAKGPMILSYKRVAQARGWVKLEELKTKDDAITGQVVALVKGGVVIESYGVRGFIPASQLRLRGEANNAKGTEIEFKILELDKRKGKLICSQKIAMEEEKAGLRDKAINELEIGQVLSGEVVRVAEFGAFIDIGGIDGLLPVSEISWQRIAHPRELLSTGDKISVKILKIDKATKKISLSYKRLQPDPWTEIEGKFAEGMVVKGKVVKLAVFGVFVEIYPGVEALLPVSEITNDEEDPSPDNYLKPDDEVEVLIKKFSPYERRISLSLKDVQATQY; encoded by the coding sequence ATGGCAATAGAACAAATATTAGACTTAGAAGCAGAGTTCACAAAACTCTTGAACAAACCAACAAAAAACCAAGATTTTCAACTTGGCCAGATAATTACTGGGAAATTACTTCATTATGAAAAAGACACAGCTTTAATTGACATTGGTTCAAAAGCAGAAGCGGTACTTCCGTTTAAAGAAATTAACAATAAAGAAGATATCGAAAAACCAACTGATGTACTTTCAGCTGGTGAAGAATATGAATTTTATATTTTAAGAGAACCAAATGCAAAGGGTCCAATGATTCTTTCATACAAACGTGTAGCTCAAGCGCGCGGTTGGGTTAAGCTCGAAGAACTTAAGACTAAGGATGACGCCATCACCGGTCAAGTGGTTGCACTTGTGAAGGGTGGAGTTGTTATTGAATCATACGGTGTACGTGGTTTCATTCCTGCGTCACAACTTAGATTACGTGGTGAAGCTAATAACGCCAAAGGTACAGAGATTGAATTCAAGATTCTTGAACTTGATAAACGCAAGGGTAAATTAATTTGCTCACAAAAAATTGCAATGGAAGAAGAGAAAGCTGGTCTTAGAGACAAGGCAATCAACGAACTAGAAATTGGACAAGTACTTTCTGGTGAAGTTGTTCGAGTTGCTGAGTTTGGTGCTTTCATCGATATCGGTGGTATTGATGGTTTGCTTCCAGTTTCAGAAATTTCTTGGCAGCGTATCGCGCATCCTCGTGAGCTTCTTAGTACTGGCGACAAGATCTCAGTTAAGATTTTGAAGATAGACAAAGCTACTAAAAAAATCTCATTAAGCTACAAGAGACTTCAGCCAGATCCTTGGACTGAAATCGAAGGCAAGTTTGCAGAAGGAATGGTCGTCAAAGGTAAAGTAGTTAAGTTAGCTGTCTTTGGTGTATTCGTTGAGATCTATCCAGGAGTTGAAGCATTGCTTCCTGTTTCTGAAATTACAAATGACGAAGAAGACCCAAGTCCAGACAACTACCTCAAGCCTGATGATGAAGTTGAAGTACTGATTAAGAAGTTCTCTCCTTATGAGAGACGTATTAGTTTGTCACTTAAGGACGTTCAAGCAACTCAGTATTAA
- the hisF gene encoding imidazole glycerol phosphate synthase subunit HisF, giving the protein MLSKRIIPCLDVDKGRVVKGTNFVEIRDAGDPVELAAHYYKEGADELCFLDITASHEERKATYKIIEATANQVFIPLTVGGGVNSCDDVAKLLQAGADKVGINSGAVRNPQLIKEAADHFGSQCVVIAIDVKRVGKSWNVFVRGGREDTGLDALEWIKQVTDLGAGEILLTSMDADGTKAGYDLDITAKAARLVNIPVIASGGAGNCKDIIDAFNVGADAALLASLLHYKELTIAEIKQKMLEAKISTRC; this is encoded by the coding sequence ATGCTAAGCAAACGCATCATCCCATGCCTAGACGTAGATAAAGGAAGAGTAGTCAAAGGCACCAACTTTGTAGAGATTCGTGACGCCGGTGACCCAGTGGAACTTGCAGCTCACTACTACAAGGAAGGCGCTGACGAGCTTTGCTTTCTTGATATCACCGCAAGCCACGAAGAGCGCAAAGCAACTTATAAAATCATCGAAGCAACAGCCAATCAAGTATTTATTCCACTCACGGTTGGTGGTGGTGTCAATAGCTGCGACGATGTAGCCAAGCTCTTACAAGCCGGCGCCGACAAGGTAGGTATCAACTCTGGTGCAGTGCGCAATCCACAACTTATTAAAGAAGCCGCTGATCACTTTGGCTCACAGTGTGTGGTAATTGCAATCGATGTTAAACGTGTTGGTAAGTCCTGGAATGTTTTTGTTCGTGGTGGTCGTGAAGACACTGGACTTGATGCTCTTGAATGGATCAAACAAGTCACTGATCTTGGGGCTGGTGAGATCTTACTGACTAGTATGGATGCTGACGGCACCAAAGCTGGTTACGACCTTGATATTACTGCTAAAGCAGCTCGCTTAGTTAATATCCCAGTGATTGCAAGTGGTGGTGCTGGCAATTGCAAAGATATCATAGATGCATTTAACGTAGGTGCTGACGCCGCCTTGCTCGCCTCATTATTACATTACAAAGAATTGACTATTGCTGAGATTAAACAGAAGATGTTGGAAGCTAAAATATCGACTCGTTGCTGA
- a CDS encoding type II secretion system F family protein — MNNYKYLARTAKGATKSGQIEANNIELAKFSLKKQGLWVINITSLSSKKTGSGAKKREGPGFFEKKIELRDMVIFSRQFASMIEAGIAMLRVITVLIDQTENPRLVKMLEEVKMDIEQGIPLSESLGKFPEAFDRLYVSMVKAGEAGGVLDKVLNRLAGFLESRSKLTHKVKTAMTYPISVLIISTIVVWVMLTFILPKFSAIFESTGSDLPAFTQLLIDASNFIRSPWILLVGVIVWFIYNAILSWYETPNGRYTLDNLTLKLPVFGDIFRKVAVARFTRTFGTLIESGVPIITALEVVKESAGNAVLERVVEEIKAETQEGGEISTQLAKSDIFPPMVTQMVAIGEESGELETMLSKIADFYDDEVDTAVESLTALMEPIFIVVLGGIVGTILVAMYLPIFNVIKTIQ, encoded by the coding sequence ATGAATAATTACAAATATTTAGCAAGAACCGCCAAGGGAGCAACTAAATCTGGTCAGATAGAAGCCAATAATATTGAGCTTGCCAAGTTCTCGCTGAAGAAGCAAGGACTTTGGGTGATAAATATCACTTCATTGAGCTCGAAGAAAACGGGTTCGGGTGCAAAGAAACGAGAAGGGCCAGGCTTCTTTGAGAAAAAGATTGAACTTAGAGACATGGTGATTTTTTCTCGACAGTTTGCTTCGATGATTGAAGCTGGTATTGCGATGCTTCGTGTGATCACAGTTTTGATTGATCAAACAGAAAATCCACGATTAGTAAAAATGCTTGAAGAAGTTAAGATGGATATTGAACAAGGTATTCCACTTTCGGAGTCTTTGGGTAAATTCCCAGAAGCTTTTGATCGACTTTATGTTTCGATGGTTAAGGCTGGTGAGGCTGGTGGTGTACTCGACAAAGTACTTAATAGATTAGCTGGTTTCCTTGAATCAAGAAGTAAATTGACTCACAAAGTTAAAACAGCAATGACTTATCCAATTTCGGTTTTGATTATTTCTACGATTGTTGTTTGGGTGATGTTGACTTTCATCTTGCCGAAGTTTTCTGCGATTTTTGAAAGTACTGGTAGTGATCTACCTGCCTTCACGCAACTACTTATTGACGCAAGTAATTTTATACGCTCACCTTGGATACTCTTGGTTGGAGTGATCGTTTGGTTTATTTATAACGCAATTCTATCTTGGTATGAAACTCCTAACGGAAGATACACGCTGGATAATTTAACTCTCAAGCTACCGGTGTTTGGAGATATTTTTCGCAAAGTTGCGGTTGCTAGATTTACTCGCACCTTTGGAACCTTAATTGAATCTGGAGTGCCCATTATTACAGCGCTTGAAGTTGTTAAAGAATCAGCCGGCAATGCTGTGCTGGAGCGTGTTGTAGAAGAAATAAAAGCAGAGACGCAAGAGGGTGGGGAAATTTCAACTCAACTTGCCAAGTCTGATATTTTTCCGCCGATGGTAACTCAAATGGTTGCAATTGGTGAAGAGTCTGGTGAATTAGAAACTATGCTTTCTAAGATTGCTGATTTTTATGATGATGAAGTTGATACCGCTGTTGAGTCACTCACTGCATTGATGGAACCAATTTTTATTGTTGTGCTTGGTGGTATCGTTGGTACTATTCTTGTTGCGATGTACTTGCCAATCTTTAATGTGATTAAGACGATACAGTAG
- the thiL gene encoding thiamine-phosphate kinase encodes MEQQLIQTIQSMVQDPSLIGDDCAVIELGNQQYLFALDNFVEDVHYSNDYFSVEDIGWKALAVNISDIAAMAGEPLFILVGLSLSDSIHDKTTWVKDFYTGLNQCAAAFGNPKVIGGDICGSSAKTSISIAIVGKATKALMRKSSQPGSLVCVTGSFGETGDFLQNTTKPCPAKHLRPEPRLQEAQALLETDSQAALMDSSDGLAQALFELAEQNQLDLEIDSTAIPYSQGISLEQALYGGEDYELVAICMKAPNGFKVIGKAQAGSGQISLNGELLTKAKIYKHFKG; translated from the coding sequence ATGGAACAACAATTAATCCAAACGATTCAATCCATGGTCCAAGACCCAAGCCTCATCGGTGACGACTGTGCCGTCATTGAACTTGGCAACCAGCAATATCTTTTTGCATTGGACAATTTTGTAGAGGATGTTCATTATAGTAATGATTATTTTAGTGTAGAAGATATTGGCTGGAAAGCACTAGCCGTCAACATTTCAGACATTGCAGCAATGGCAGGTGAACCCTTGTTTATTTTGGTTGGGCTTAGTCTTAGCGATTCTATTCATGACAAAACAACATGGGTTAAGGATTTTTATACCGGGCTCAATCAATGCGCTGCAGCCTTTGGCAATCCCAAAGTCATTGGTGGAGATATTTGTGGCTCAAGTGCCAAAACCAGTATCTCAATTGCCATAGTCGGCAAAGCAACTAAAGCTCTAATGCGCAAATCCTCTCAGCCAGGTAGTTTGGTTTGTGTCACAGGTAGTTTTGGCGAGACGGGAGATTTCTTGCAAAATACTACTAAGCCCTGCCCGGCAAAACACCTAAGACCAGAACCGCGACTTCAAGAGGCTCAAGCACTGCTAGAGACTGATTCTCAAGCTGCCTTAATGGATAGCAGTGATGGTTTAGCGCAAGCATTGTTTGAACTAGCTGAGCAAAACCAGCTTGACCTAGAGATTGACTCTACTGCAATCCCCTATAGTCAAGGAATTAGCCTTGAACAAGCGCTCTACGGCGGTGAGGACTACGAACTAGTGGCAATATGCATGAAAGCACCTAATGGCTTCAAGGTCATCGGTAAAGCCCAAGCAGGCAGCGGTCAAATTAGCCTCAATGGCGAATTATTAACTAAAGCTAAAATCTATAAACATTTTAAAGGCTAG